In the Hordeum vulgare subsp. vulgare chromosome 7H, MorexV3_pseudomolecules_assembly, whole genome shotgun sequence genome, one interval contains:
- the LOC123409835 gene encoding NAC domain-containing protein 7-like, with product MSGSTQPQVPPGFRFHPTDEELVDYYLRKKVASRRIDLNVIKDVDLYKIEPWDLQEKCRIGPEEEQSDWYFFSHKDKKYPTGTRTNRATAAGFWKATGRDKPIYAKHCLVGMRKTLVYYKGRAPNGQKSDWIMHEYRLETNENGPPQEEGWVVCRVFKKRLPTTRRDLDHDAPCWYVDDDGPFMHDLNSPMRGMPPHHSMALQEQHLQMLNNTYKRELKLQYQMPNHHHVLNTIPHELESPSSFHSLLVSQDDHQINVHHAQHHHVQLIDHAVDDQAATDWRVLDKFVASQLSNDAAKGVDYAHEGDILQLNEKVQEVATDYASTSTSSSQVDPWK from the exons ATGAGTGGCAGCACACAACCACAGGTTCCTCCGGGTTTTCGCTTCCACCCAACCGATGAGGAGCTTGTGGATTACTACCTCCGCAAGAAGGTGGCCTCGAGGAGGATCGACCTAAACGTCATCAAGGATGTTGATCTCTACAAGATAGAGCCATGGGATCTCCAAG AGAAATGCAGGATAGGGCCTGAGGAGGAGCAGAGCGACTGGTACTTCTTCAGCCACAAGGACAAGAAGTACCCGACCGGGACCAGGACGAACCGTGCGACCGCGGCGGGGTTCTGGAAGGCGACGGGGAGGGACAAGCCCATCTATGCAAAGCACTGTCTGGTTGGCATGAGGAAGACCCTGGTGTATTACAAGGGCAGAGCTCCCAATGGCCAGAAATCCGATTGGATCATGCACGAGTACCGCCTCGAGACCAATGAGAATGGCCCTCCACAG GAGGAAGGATGGGTAGTATGCAGGGTGTTCAAGAAGAGATTGCCCACAACAAGAAGAGATTTAGACCatgatgcaccatgctggtatgttgATGACGATGGGCCCTTCATGCATGATCTAAATTCTCCGATGAGAGGAATGCCGCCTCATCACAGCATGGCGCTGCAAGAACAGCACCTCCAGATGCTCAACAACACCTACAAGAGAGAGCTGAAGCTACAGTACCAAATGCCAAACCATCATCATGTTCTCAACACCATTCCTCACGAGCTAGAGAGCCCTTCTTCCTTCCACTCTCTTTTGGTATCGCAAGACGATCACCAGATCAATGTGCACCATGCCCAGCACCACCATGTTCAACTTATTGACCATGCCGTCGACGACCAAGCTGCCACCGACTGGAGAGTTCTGGACAAGTTCGTTGCATCTCAGCTTAGTAACGATGCAGCCAAGGGTGTCGATTATGCTCATGAAGGAGACATTCTTCAGCTCAACGAGAAGGTGCAAGAGGTAGCAACTGATTACGCGTCGACCTCAACATCGAGCAGTCAAGTTGATCCATGGAAGTGA
- the LOC123409834 gene encoding NADH dehydrogenase (ubiquinone) complex I, assembly factor 6, producing MSGGTAVSASLRTALSYCVQQVRSYDYHNYLCLLHLPPAMRKAAFTFRAFNVETAKAMDVVSDPRKGLMRLLWWKDVVDKVYANKTVEHPVALALSSLLSEQKVSKHWLKRSLEARINDGNRDDDAIPENIPELERYAEDTQSTILYMTLQAGGIQSTIADHAASHIGKASGLLLLLKALPHHVSKQGKIPYIPASVAEECGLLAREGGRTEVRMGDALPDAVFKVASVAEAHLQKARELAASVPAEAVPVLLPAVPAQVLLDSLRRREFNVFDSRLSSGVHGISPLWYQLKLNWHAWRNKY from the coding sequence ATGAGCGGGGGCACCGCAGTTAGTGCCAGCCTGCGGACAGCCCTGTCGTACTGCGTCCAGCAGGTCCGGAGCTATGACTACCACAACTACCTCTGCCTGCTCCACCTGCCGCCCGCGATGCGCAAGGCCGCGTTCACCTTCCGGGCCTTCAACGTCGAGACGGCCAAGGCCATGGACGTCGTCTCCGACCCCCGCAAGGGCCTCATGCGCCTCCTCTGGTGGAAGGATGTGGTCGACAAGGTCTACGCCAACAAGACGGTCGAGCACCCTGTCGCCCTCGCGCTCTCCTCGCTCCTCTCCGAGCAGAAGGTCAGCAAGCACTGGCTCAAGCGGTCGCTGGAGGCAAGGATAAACGACGGGAACCGGGACGACGACGCCATTCCTGAGAACATCCCGGAGCTGGAGAGGTACGCGGAGGACACCCAGTCGACCATCCTGTACATGACGCTGCAGGCTGGTGGGATACAGTCCACTATTGCTGATCATGCCGCCTCGCACATCGGTAAGGCCagtgggctgctgctgctgctcaagGCGCTGCCTCACCATGTGAGCAAGCAAGGGAAGATACCGTACATCCCGGCCAGTGTGGCCGAGGAGTGCGGGCTGCTTGCACGGGAGGGTGGCCGGACAGAGGTCAGGATGGGCGATGCGCTCCCGGATGCAGTTTTCAAGGTTGCGTCTGTTGCCGAAGCTCACCTGCAGAAGGCACGGGAGCTGGCAGCGTCTGTGCCAGCAGAGGCGGTTCCCGTGCTCCTTCCAGCCGTGCCGGCCCAGGTCCTTCTGGACTCCCTGAGGCGCCGAGAATTCAACGTCTTCGACTCGCGCTTGTCTAGTGGAGTCCATGGCATATCCCCTCTGTGGTACCAGCTAAAGCTAAACTGGCATGCGTGGCGAAACAAGTACTGA